A window from Caballeronia sp. Lep1P3 encodes these proteins:
- a CDS encoding DUF6602 domain-containing protein has protein sequence MSEWSLQTLLSGLHDKVQQSLAVSRQSFGHPGTKGDASEKAWLDLLETYLPRRYQAATAHVVDSKDGFSQQMDIVIFDRQYTPLIFEHNEQLVIPAESVYAVFEAKQSINAGQVKYAQEKIDSVRRLERTSMPVPWLKGVAAAKPLHHIIGGLLTFESDWKPPLGQPLADALQIQPENLHNRLDIGCVAAHGLFSCDAQGAVTISPQSKPATAFLLELIARLQEIGTVPMIDIRAYAHWLAE, from the coding sequence ATGAGTGAATGGTCCCTTCAAACGCTGCTTTCAGGCCTGCACGACAAGGTGCAGCAAAGCCTTGCTGTGTCTCGGCAGTCTTTCGGCCACCCCGGAACCAAGGGTGATGCGAGCGAAAAGGCGTGGCTGGATCTGCTTGAAACGTATCTGCCGCGCCGGTATCAGGCGGCTACGGCGCACGTCGTCGACAGCAAGGACGGGTTCAGCCAGCAGATGGACATCGTCATTTTCGACCGGCAGTACACGCCCTTGATCTTCGAGCACAACGAGCAGCTCGTCATCCCGGCCGAAAGCGTATATGCCGTATTCGAAGCAAAGCAGTCGATCAATGCAGGGCAGGTGAAATACGCCCAGGAGAAAATCGACAGCGTTCGGCGCCTGGAGCGAACGAGCATGCCCGTTCCCTGGCTGAAGGGCGTCGCGGCTGCCAAGCCGCTCCACCATATAATCGGCGGCCTATTGACGTTCGAAAGCGACTGGAAGCCGCCCCTGGGTCAACCGCTTGCCGACGCGCTCCAGATTCAGCCTGAGAACCTGCACAACCGGCTGGATATCGGTTGTGTGGCCGCTCACGGTCTGTTCAGCTGTGATGCACAGGGGGCCGTGACGATTTCACCGCAGAGCAAACCTGCGACGGCGTTCCTGCTGGAACTGATCGCAAGGCTGCAGGAAATCGGGACCGTGCCGATGATCGACATTCGGGCCTACGCGCACTGGCTTGCGGAGTAG
- a CDS encoding TrbI/VirB10 family protein yields MAKKPDSATPTAEQETLVKGKTPRNAIMSIGILAAVVIGGLGFYYQLQATNKADEEARIKKATALKSSTEAPTAANNNDIDQMIRQQRDAAASEAAARAASEAAAPKPAVKPMLTGADFKEEVAGSGTDTRELSRQAAQDAIYTSSIFKQAGASRSANPTSALPAGVPSLDEVRAARNAAGANTPDAMAIALAKQGQAPEDRDRAFLRDAGSRGGIERTTFNGRSTGCTLTPPHVIHVKTVEGLNSDKPGRVALMVDEDVYDSLRGDCLMIPKGAFINGMYSADVKVGQERLLVASTSLRLPNGKSVPLNGMQGADQNGYAGFSGDVNNHFLKIFGAGFITAILLKAFDSSSQTATTATPNGVTTYGDTAGQVAAATAQTVMQRNQNIPPTITVEPGQKFLVQVTQDIVMEPYHD; encoded by the coding sequence GTGGCCAAGAAACCGGACTCGGCTACGCCTACCGCGGAGCAAGAAACCCTCGTCAAAGGCAAGACGCCGCGCAATGCGATCATGAGCATCGGCATTCTGGCTGCGGTTGTGATCGGCGGCCTCGGCTTCTACTACCAGCTACAGGCGACGAACAAAGCCGACGAAGAGGCGCGCATCAAGAAGGCGACCGCGCTTAAGTCGAGTACGGAAGCGCCCACTGCCGCGAACAATAACGACATCGACCAGATGATCCGTCAGCAGCGCGACGCAGCAGCGTCGGAAGCTGCCGCGCGCGCGGCTTCTGAAGCAGCGGCTCCGAAGCCCGCCGTCAAACCGATGCTAACGGGTGCGGACTTCAAGGAAGAAGTCGCAGGCTCGGGCACGGACACGCGCGAGCTTTCGCGCCAAGCGGCGCAAGACGCGATCTATACGTCCTCCATCTTCAAACAGGCAGGCGCGTCGCGTTCGGCGAACCCCACTAGTGCACTGCCCGCTGGCGTCCCTTCGTTGGACGAGGTACGAGCTGCCCGTAACGCTGCGGGAGCCAACACCCCCGATGCGATGGCGATCGCCTTGGCGAAGCAGGGCCAAGCACCCGAAGATCGCGACCGCGCCTTCCTGCGCGATGCGGGTTCGCGCGGCGGCATCGAACGCACAACCTTCAATGGCCGGTCGACCGGTTGCACGTTGACGCCGCCGCACGTCATCCACGTCAAGACGGTCGAAGGGCTGAACTCGGACAAGCCGGGTCGCGTGGCGTTGATGGTGGACGAGGACGTGTATGACAGCCTGCGCGGCGACTGCTTGATGATTCCGAAGGGCGCGTTCATCAATGGCATGTACAGCGCGGACGTCAAAGTTGGCCAGGAGCGCCTGCTTGTTGCATCGACGAGTTTGCGCCTGCCCAACGGCAAGAGCGTGCCGCTAAACGGCATGCAAGGTGCCGACCAGAACGGCTACGCCGGATTCTCGGGCGATGTGAACAACCACTTTCTGAAGATCTTCGGCGCGGGCTTCATCACGGCGATTCTGCTGAAGGCGTTCGACAGCAGTTCGCAAACGGCGACGACGGCAACCCCGAACGGCGTTACTACCTACGGTGACACGGCGGGGCAGGTGGCGGCCGCGACGGCCCAAACCGTCATGCAGCGCAACCAGAATATCCCGCCGACCATCACTGTTGAGCCGGGCCAGAAGTTCCTGGTGCAGGTAACGCAGGACATCGTCATGGAGCCGTACCATGACTAA
- a CDS encoding type II toxin-antitoxin system ParD family antitoxin, whose translation MISADLGQQLEGYITKLVESGRYGSKSEVLREGVRLIQDRETQLAALDTVIERGIADSDAGQGKAAEEVFDRLEAKYQAMVNRKA comes from the coding sequence ATGATTAGCGCAGACCTTGGACAGCAGCTTGAGGGCTACATTACGAAGCTCGTTGAGTCAGGACGCTACGGCTCGAAAAGCGAAGTACTCCGCGAAGGCGTGCGACTGATTCAGGATCGCGAGACGCAGCTTGCCGCGCTAGATACCGTGATTGAGCGGGGCATCGCCGATTCAGACGCCGGTCAAGGAAAAGCCGCCGAAGAGGTGTTCGACCGGCTCGAAGCCAAGTATCAGGCGATGGTGAACCGCAAGGCATGA
- a CDS encoding ParA family protein has translation MSLVIAVANQKGGSGKTTIALNLAGAYCDDDPSLRVLVIDADSQNSSMRATSAGTEPYPFTVVNLAAAGLNLGREIKRMAENYDLIVVDCPPSVHDKNTEVAIAASDFVLVPMDASALDAWSTVGMLQLVRRKVGSDATACGVVFNKVNTKTTGYGEVRAAMEEDNPYPILRSTIAQREIYKTAIGVGATVFTVKGQRTAKVAKQEILAVAKEILTIKGLMEA, from the coding sequence ATGAGCCTAGTCATAGCAGTAGCGAATCAAAAGGGCGGCAGCGGTAAAACGACGATTGCCCTGAATCTTGCCGGTGCTTATTGCGATGACGACCCGAGCCTAAGGGTCCTCGTCATAGACGCTGACTCTCAAAATTCATCCATGAGAGCGACGAGCGCCGGCACGGAGCCGTATCCCTTCACTGTCGTCAACCTAGCTGCGGCCGGGCTGAATCTTGGGCGTGAAATCAAGAGGATGGCGGAAAACTACGACCTGATCGTGGTCGACTGTCCGCCGAGCGTGCACGACAAGAATACGGAGGTGGCGATCGCGGCATCCGACTTCGTTCTTGTCCCCATGGATGCCTCAGCCTTAGACGCGTGGAGCACAGTCGGGATGCTTCAATTAGTCCGCAGGAAGGTCGGGAGCGATGCGACAGCCTGCGGCGTCGTTTTTAACAAGGTCAACACAAAGACGACTGGATACGGCGAGGTTCGGGCGGCCATGGAGGAAGACAATCCATATCCCATCTTGCGAAGCACTATCGCGCAACGAGAGATCTATAAGACAGCGATCGGCGTCGGCGCCACGGTCTTCACCGTCAAAGGACAGCGGACTGCGAAGGTAGCGAAGCAGGAGATACTGGCCGTGGCGAAAGAGATCCTCACCATCAAAGGACTTATGGAGGCGTAG
- a CDS encoding ParB/RepB/Spo0J family partition protein, which yields MANREKISAPKLGLGASIRKGMASEKVDVDGRLNARTGDNAFNTNGSGSAPVSDTGHGSPADISMSSPRLQVALEELVSNPLNPREFYKPSDIDELAVLLRREGQHVPIVVTRNSRFPGKYVIVDGERRFRAKKSLGETTIDCELVEELTDQELYILASSINRNRAEQTVFDDAVAWERVLAQNVFASQDALAESLGVTKSTVSKALHIAKLPKTFLERMAATEGVGLGHAYNIKLIIDKAGNAAAERILELVVAGEMSVRRLEEHVKKLDNTSPPRGSKKTHYSGNVPFQAPDGREIGALKQYRDGRTELKLSGLSEQQQALIVGKLETVVREFVASEFSTAPETQD from the coding sequence GTGGCGAATAGGGAAAAAATCAGCGCGCCGAAGCTAGGTCTGGGTGCCTCGATTCGAAAAGGAATGGCGAGCGAGAAGGTAGACGTGGACGGTCGCCTGAATGCAAGAACTGGGGACAACGCTTTCAATACTAACGGTTCCGGTAGCGCCCCAGTTTCGGATACAGGACACGGCTCGCCCGCAGACATTTCGATGTCCTCGCCGAGGCTGCAAGTCGCGCTCGAAGAGTTGGTCTCGAACCCGCTTAATCCTCGAGAGTTTTACAAGCCGTCCGACATCGACGAGCTTGCTGTTCTCTTGCGTCGCGAAGGGCAGCATGTCCCCATTGTCGTTACGAGAAACTCCCGCTTTCCGGGAAAATACGTCATTGTTGATGGGGAGAGAAGGTTTCGCGCTAAGAAGAGCCTTGGCGAGACAACGATCGACTGTGAGCTTGTAGAAGAACTAACTGATCAAGAGCTGTACATACTCGCAAGCAGCATCAACAGAAATCGTGCTGAACAAACGGTGTTCGACGACGCAGTCGCGTGGGAGAGAGTACTCGCTCAGAATGTCTTCGCGAGCCAAGACGCGCTCGCCGAGAGCCTCGGAGTGACCAAGTCGACGGTTTCAAAGGCGTTGCACATTGCCAAACTGCCGAAAACGTTCCTTGAAAGAATGGCGGCAACAGAAGGCGTAGGTCTGGGTCACGCTTACAACATCAAACTCATCATCGACAAGGCAGGCAACGCCGCAGCTGAGCGAATCCTTGAGCTGGTTGTGGCCGGCGAGATGTCTGTGCGTCGGTTGGAAGAGCATGTCAAAAAGCTCGACAACACCTCGCCGCCGAGAGGTTCTAAGAAGACCCACTATAGTGGGAACGTGCCTTTCCAGGCCCCCGACGGGCGCGAGATAGGAGCGTTGAAGCAGTATCGGGACGGGCGAACTGAACTCAAACTAAGCGGACTCTCTGAGCAACAGCAAGCGCTTATCGTAGGGAAGCTCGAAACGGTCGTGAGAGAGTTCGTTGCCAGTGAATTCTCTACGGCGCCTGAAACGCAGGATTAA
- a CDS encoding TrbG/VirB9 family P-type conjugative transfer protein, which yields MTATTIHKRPVIGMCVLAACAAFLAQPAAAKKAASDSAFNAAMVAGDPMSPINPFNGGAAPLTMPGDARIGVFPYSRDQIYRVLTAPLKLTTIELEKGEKLIADPAMGDSVQWEIDDDKMNHVFIKPHKADLVNTLHLTTNLREYDFTLIASPAGGMFYQTVRFQYPRAPMARVSARDDATADGARGGADSGSISVAPDKLNWDYSVDGRAEFTPETVFDDGHAVWMRMPAKAQEWPVPFILDHGDRVVANFIRRGDFLVLQRLAEEIVLRSGKDEVKVTRGRRRLLGVF from the coding sequence ATGACCGCAACCACTATCCACAAACGGCCGGTCATCGGCATGTGCGTTCTCGCTGCGTGCGCGGCGTTCCTTGCTCAACCGGCTGCGGCCAAGAAAGCCGCAAGCGACTCGGCGTTTAATGCCGCGATGGTTGCTGGCGACCCGATGAGCCCAATCAATCCGTTCAACGGCGGGGCAGCCCCGCTGACAATGCCGGGCGACGCGCGCATCGGCGTGTTTCCGTACAGCCGCGACCAGATCTACCGCGTGCTGACCGCACCGCTCAAGCTGACGACGATCGAGCTCGAGAAGGGCGAGAAGCTGATTGCCGACCCGGCGATGGGCGACAGCGTCCAGTGGGAGATCGATGACGACAAGATGAATCATGTGTTCATCAAGCCCCACAAGGCCGACCTCGTCAACACGCTGCACCTGACCACGAATCTGCGCGAGTACGACTTCACGCTTATCGCATCGCCGGCGGGCGGGATGTTCTATCAGACCGTGCGCTTCCAATACCCGCGCGCGCCGATGGCCCGCGTCAGCGCGCGCGACGACGCGACGGCGGACGGTGCTCGCGGCGGTGCCGATTCGGGAAGCATCAGTGTGGCGCCGGACAAGCTGAACTGGGACTACAGCGTGGATGGCCGCGCCGAGTTCACGCCAGAGACCGTCTTTGACGACGGCCATGCGGTCTGGATGCGCATGCCTGCCAAAGCGCAGGAGTGGCCGGTTCCGTTCATTCTCGATCATGGCGATCGCGTCGTTGCGAACTTCATTCGCCGCGGAGACTTTCTTGTCTTGCAGCGTCTTGCCGAAGAGATCGTTTTGCGTTCCGGCAAGGACGAAGTCAAGGTGACGCGCGGCCGCCGCCGATTGCTTGGGGTGTTCTGA
- a CDS encoding type IV secretion system protein, whose amino-acid sequence MRLFKNKRRAALSTAPGSYAEEDPSKVIFETSTRLTLEANRWMLISFGLAIVAAGAVWTRQPPPSVTRVVGVSADTGGHPIVTELVAYKPDSQAVRTTVKDMAVRWFTIEPVLSDRLETSRMTANINAVKAQMIGAAAGQFRDWLKADTPFQQITANPKLIREVDVRNIALLEDSTVLVEFTTTTSQAGATGKPDVKSYALTLRYQIVAPTAEQALTTNPFGIFIPFFRLERTA is encoded by the coding sequence ATGCGTCTTTTCAAGAACAAGCGTCGGGCCGCGCTGTCCACGGCCCCCGGCTCATATGCCGAGGAAGATCCGAGCAAGGTGATTTTCGAGACGAGCACGAGGCTCACGCTCGAAGCTAACCGCTGGATGCTGATTTCGTTCGGCCTCGCCATCGTCGCGGCCGGTGCTGTCTGGACGCGGCAACCTCCGCCTTCGGTCACTCGCGTTGTGGGCGTCTCGGCCGATACCGGCGGTCACCCGATCGTGACCGAGCTCGTCGCCTACAAGCCCGACTCCCAAGCTGTGCGGACGACCGTCAAGGACATGGCCGTTCGCTGGTTCACGATCGAGCCGGTGCTGTCGGACCGCCTCGAGACATCGCGCATGACTGCCAACATCAATGCGGTAAAGGCGCAAATGATCGGCGCGGCAGCCGGTCAATTCCGCGACTGGCTGAAGGCGGACACCCCGTTCCAGCAGATCACTGCCAACCCGAAGCTGATCCGCGAAGTCGACGTGCGCAATATCGCGTTGCTCGAAGACTCGACGGTTCTGGTTGAGTTCACGACGACCACCTCGCAGGCTGGCGCGACCGGCAAGCCGGACGTGAAGTCATACGCACTCACGTTGCGCTATCAAATCGTCGCGCCTACTGCTGAGCAGGCGTTGACGACGAACCCCTTCGGCATCTTCATTCCGTTCTTCCGCCTTGAGCGGACCGCATAA
- a CDS encoding transglycosylase SLT domain-containing protein: protein MTKALAAACLSVAAFGAHAAIIDSIISPTRIVLDDGIKRAIVELPGEPVYACGLKPFLAWANRFEGQTVEATASGVAISIDGSAVNLESLFVKAGWLRPATFTDEAQASITERRGGWACASAQAPFDAMHTSVDPKILAGIALNESAYNGRAWPWTLNVAGRGFFFRTREDAYRAVRYLISNGRSNFDVGIMQVNWGYHGKRFASAWDALAPATNIRIAEDILNENYRLTHSAVKAVAYYHSANPAPGREYLARFVKHLSQIERGL from the coding sequence ATGACTAAGGCTCTTGCGGCGGCATGCCTGTCCGTCGCGGCGTTTGGCGCACATGCCGCAATCATCGATTCGATCATCAGCCCGACGCGCATCGTGCTCGATGACGGCATCAAACGCGCAATCGTCGAGCTGCCGGGCGAGCCGGTGTACGCATGTGGGCTGAAGCCGTTTCTCGCGTGGGCTAACCGATTCGAGGGCCAAACGGTCGAGGCCACCGCTAGCGGTGTTGCGATCAGCATCGACGGATCGGCTGTCAACCTCGAAAGCCTGTTCGTGAAGGCGGGCTGGCTGCGCCCCGCGACTTTTACTGATGAGGCCCAAGCGAGCATCACGGAGCGGCGTGGGGGATGGGCATGTGCGTCTGCTCAGGCGCCGTTCGACGCGATGCACACGTCCGTCGATCCGAAGATTCTCGCCGGTATCGCACTCAATGAGTCCGCATACAACGGTCGTGCATGGCCGTGGACGTTGAACGTCGCCGGTCGCGGGTTCTTCTTTCGCACCCGGGAAGATGCGTATCGCGCGGTCCGCTATTTGATCAGCAACGGCCGATCGAACTTCGACGTCGGCATCATGCAAGTGAACTGGGGATACCACGGCAAGCGTTTCGCGAGTGCATGGGATGCCCTTGCGCCGGCGACCAACATCCGCATCGCCGAAGACATCCTCAACGAGAACTACCGCCTCACGCACTCCGCGGTGAAGGCCGTTGCGTACTACCACAGCGCCAATCCCGCCCCGGGCCGCGAATACCTCGCGCGCTTCGTGAAGCACCTCTCTCAAATCGAACGCGGTCTATGA
- a CDS encoding type II toxin-antitoxin system RelE/ParE family toxin has product MIVRILPGAEAELEAIGDYIARDNPRRALSFVRELRDKCMSLADMPLAYPLVPRYEHRGVRHRVHGSYQIFYRVTGHPERIDVIHVLHSARDVAAILFP; this is encoded by the coding sequence ATGATTGTTCGCATCCTGCCTGGCGCCGAGGCCGAGCTTGAGGCCATCGGCGACTACATCGCCCGCGACAACCCTCGCCGTGCCTTGAGCTTCGTTCGCGAGCTGCGCGACAAGTGCATGAGTCTCGCAGACATGCCCCTCGCCTACCCGCTCGTGCCTCGCTACGAACATCGCGGCGTGCGACATCGTGTTCACGGCAGCTACCAGATTTTCTACCGTGTCACCGGGCACCCCGAGCGCATCGACGTCATTCACGTCCTGCATAGCGCCCGCGACGTCGCCGCTATCCTCTTCCCGTAG
- a CDS encoding nucleotidyltransferase, whose protein sequence is MSIDADAYLTAILNREAVDTSIFSPLWNVQAALQPLLNEWANRYLLDVRPSGSFSKGTANASGTDIDLFISLSDQTPETLKEVYEKLFAHLGEKGYAPKRQNVSINIKVNGFDVDLVPAKRQNYLTSDHSLYVRRKDTWKKTNIDTHIAHVTAAGRQQETRILKLWRNQKGLEFPSFYVELAVISALQLEWLAPLSGRVVKCLEYFRDYLPTAQIVDPANTNNIISDDLTAAEKRAISKAAAISLQGSWEHVVR, encoded by the coding sequence ATGAGCATCGACGCAGACGCCTATCTAACGGCCATCCTCAACCGTGAAGCCGTCGATACGAGCATATTTTCGCCCCTCTGGAACGTCCAGGCGGCGCTCCAGCCGCTTCTTAATGAGTGGGCAAACCGGTATCTTCTCGATGTCCGGCCGAGCGGTTCATTTTCCAAAGGCACGGCCAACGCCTCCGGGACTGACATCGACCTTTTCATATCGTTATCGGATCAGACGCCCGAGACGCTGAAGGAGGTCTACGAAAAGCTCTTCGCGCATCTCGGGGAGAAGGGGTACGCGCCGAAGCGGCAAAACGTGTCTATCAATATCAAGGTCAATGGTTTCGACGTCGATCTGGTGCCGGCGAAGCGGCAAAACTATCTGACGAGCGATCACAGCCTCTATGTCCGTCGCAAAGACACCTGGAAGAAGACGAACATCGATACGCACATTGCGCATGTCACCGCGGCCGGAAGGCAACAGGAGACCCGTATCCTCAAGCTTTGGCGCAATCAGAAGGGCCTAGAGTTTCCTTCGTTCTATGTCGAACTCGCTGTCATTAGCGCCCTACAGCTTGAATGGCTCGCGCCCTTGTCTGGCCGCGTTGTGAAATGTCTGGAGTATTTCCGCGATTACCTGCCTACGGCGCAGATCGTCGATCCTGCCAACACCAACAACATCATTTCCGACGATCTGACCGCGGCTGAAAAGCGGGCGATCAGCAAGGCTGCCGCGATATCGCTGCAGGGGTCTTGGGAGCACGTGGTCCGATGA
- a CDS encoding DUF4148 domain-containing protein, which translates to MKLATLIVAAALAVPAVSSFAQSQPVTRAQVKAELVQLQHAGYNPSTERTTYPAEIQAAEAKVAAQNGQNSYGGVADTASASGGPAHTGNSIAPVYFGH; encoded by the coding sequence ATGAAACTCGCAACTCTTATCGTCGCCGCTGCACTCGCTGTCCCCGCAGTCTCGTCTTTCGCGCAAAGCCAACCAGTGACGCGCGCGCAAGTTAAGGCAGAACTTGTGCAGCTCCAACATGCTGGTTACAACCCGAGCACGGAGCGGACGACGTACCCGGCAGAAATCCAAGCTGCCGAAGCAAAGGTCGCCGCACAGAACGGCCAGAATAGCTACGGTGGCGTCGCCGACACTGCATCGGCGTCGGGCGGCCCGGCTCACACCGGCAATAGCATCGCTCCCGTTTATTTCGGTCACTAA
- a CDS encoding replication initiation protein: MRHIVPTIDTRKRLPKTLTMLAERQALPLELRKHVGTVHVGGALGLLDRKLVNVLLANAYDNLLKEQVHRIPVALLSEMLGFDSKNTAALKKSLKQIATTPVEFDLLNAVDDSPWGVTTMLSAADIRDGICTYEYSRALSERLANPDVYLIVNVGMQKRFNGKFGLALWENCLRFKKTGSTGWIPVEVWRKLLNAEAGVYDTFKHFNRDVVGRAVSEVNAVSNILVQPEYQRESRKVTKIRFLVEENPQKSMYDNADSEDVQRLKESELYARLRALNIADRLAVAWLQEDQDKVSRAVEYVERQVKKKRNIKNAGGYMRAVWESGNDVTDVDLPKREQWPTADKQAGPAQDDSAIELKVFGRRELDALVGAYAESGGSVSSYSSGRFRAIKEKLLFGQWLFDVHGFTRWKLEDNECPAA, encoded by the coding sequence ATGCGACACATCGTGCCGACCATTGACACCAGGAAGCGACTTCCCAAGACGTTAACCATGCTCGCCGAACGGCAGGCGCTCCCGCTGGAACTGCGCAAGCACGTAGGCACGGTGCACGTCGGTGGGGCACTTGGTCTTTTAGACCGCAAGCTGGTGAACGTCCTGCTGGCGAACGCTTACGACAACCTACTCAAGGAACAGGTTCACCGTATCCCAGTTGCGTTGCTCAGCGAAATGCTCGGGTTCGACTCAAAGAACACCGCCGCATTGAAAAAGTCACTAAAACAGATAGCGACGACGCCGGTTGAGTTCGACCTTTTGAACGCCGTCGACGACTCTCCATGGGGCGTAACGACCATGCTGAGTGCTGCGGACATTCGCGACGGCATTTGTACTTATGAGTACAGCCGCGCGCTCTCCGAACGACTAGCTAATCCGGACGTGTATTTAATCGTGAACGTCGGGATGCAGAAGCGCTTCAACGGAAAGTTCGGATTGGCCTTATGGGAGAACTGCCTGCGATTCAAGAAGACGGGCTCGACTGGTTGGATCCCGGTTGAGGTCTGGCGGAAGCTGCTCAATGCGGAAGCCGGGGTATACGACACGTTCAAGCACTTCAACCGCGACGTCGTCGGTCGAGCAGTCAGCGAAGTTAATGCTGTTTCCAACATCCTTGTGCAGCCAGAGTATCAACGAGAAAGCAGGAAGGTGACGAAGATTCGGTTCTTGGTGGAAGAGAACCCGCAGAAGTCAATGTACGACAATGCCGACTCCGAAGATGTACAACGATTGAAGGAGTCGGAACTCTACGCACGACTTCGCGCGCTGAACATTGCGGATCGCCTCGCGGTTGCGTGGTTGCAGGAAGACCAGGACAAGGTGTCCCGCGCGGTCGAATACGTCGAGCGACAGGTTAAGAAGAAGCGAAACATCAAGAACGCGGGTGGGTACATGCGAGCCGTATGGGAGAGCGGCAATGACGTGACCGACGTGGACCTCCCGAAGCGTGAGCAATGGCCGACGGCCGACAAACAGGCCGGTCCTGCCCAAGATGATTCTGCAATTGAATTGAAGGTATTCGGACGGCGTGAATTGGATGCGCTGGTGGGGGCCTATGCTGAAAGCGGCGGTTCAGTATCGTCATACAGTTCCGGACGGTTTCGCGCGATAAAAGAGAAACTGTTGTTTGGTCAGTGGTTGTTTGACGTGCACGGCTTCACAAGGTGGAAGTTAGAAGACAACGAGTGCCCTGCTGCCTAG